In one Corallococcus sp. EGB genomic region, the following are encoded:
- a CDS encoding acylase, producing MDGRNGRTGGGRLLPLTALLLATACEPRTATPPAPEGATASVKQGEGRLSATVRRTAHGIPHVLADDFAGVGYGYGYAFAQDNFCELMDALVTVNAERSRYFGPDATYLAALGSQYNNLKSDFFYQSIIDEGTVDALLAKPPPLGPSQDARELVRGYAAGLNRYLDEVGVNGLTDPRCRGAAWVRPITERDLYRRYYQLSLFASSLYFLDALVDAKPPSLLPDGTLPLPLPVPASLDRKVFPSSETLGLGSNAFGLGAQATRNGRGMLLANPHFPWEGSERFYEAHLTVPGKLNVSGVSLLGVPAILIGHNETLAWSHTVSTAYRFTPFELKLVPGFPTKYLYDGQLRDMTTRTVTVQAKEADGSLTPRQHTFYRSHLGPIIEYPSGLMTWNGLTAYAFHDANASNLRLLDAFFAMDRAANVDQLRTAQNTWQGIPWVNTIAADAQGRAYYADMSVVPHVTDAKLARCVLSPIPLLVLQSAGLPVLDGSRSDCALGSDADAVEPGIFGPGSLPHLTRADYVTNSNDSYWLPNPAQPLTGFPRILGGEKNVRSLRTRLGLKMVQGRIAGTDGLEGQGFTLEQLQTVTFNNRVYSGELLRDAAVALCRRTPFVLMPDLTVEDLRPACPVLAAWDLKGDLDSRGELLWRVFIFNAVAITGGPYLVPFNANDPVNTPRTLNTLNPQVAQALGTAIRTLRTRGIALDAATGSVQGKRKNGIFYPVHGCSHDEGCFNQIANQLLPDGTYEPILGSSFVMAVSFTDAGPVAKSVLTYSQSSNPASPWYADQTAMFSQKQWVDRRYTEAEIAADPALTVTQLQQ from the coding sequence ATGGATGGACGTAACGGAAGGACCGGCGGCGGACGGCTGCTGCCGCTGACGGCGCTGCTGCTGGCCACCGCCTGCGAGCCGCGCACCGCCACGCCCCCGGCGCCGGAAGGCGCCACCGCGTCGGTGAAGCAGGGCGAGGGCCGCCTCTCCGCCACCGTGCGCAGGACGGCGCACGGCATTCCCCACGTGCTGGCGGATGACTTCGCCGGCGTGGGCTATGGCTACGGCTACGCGTTCGCGCAGGACAACTTCTGCGAGCTGATGGACGCGCTGGTGACGGTGAACGCCGAGCGCTCGCGCTACTTCGGGCCGGACGCCACGTACCTGGCCGCCCTGGGCAGCCAGTACAACAACCTGAAGAGCGACTTCTTCTACCAGTCCATCATCGACGAAGGCACGGTGGACGCGCTGCTGGCGAAGCCGCCGCCCCTGGGCCCCTCCCAGGACGCGCGCGAGCTGGTGCGCGGCTACGCGGCGGGCCTCAACCGGTACCTGGATGAAGTCGGCGTGAACGGGCTGACGGACCCGCGCTGCCGCGGCGCCGCCTGGGTGCGCCCCATCACCGAGCGCGACCTGTACCGGCGCTACTACCAGCTGAGCCTCTTCGCCAGCTCGCTCTACTTCCTGGACGCGCTGGTGGACGCGAAGCCCCCGTCGCTGCTGCCGGACGGCACGCTGCCCCTGCCGCTGCCCGTGCCCGCGTCGCTGGACCGCAAGGTCTTCCCCAGCTCCGAGACGCTGGGCCTGGGCAGCAACGCCTTCGGCCTGGGCGCCCAGGCCACGCGCAACGGCAGGGGCATGCTGCTGGCCAACCCGCACTTCCCCTGGGAGGGCTCGGAGCGCTTCTACGAGGCCCACCTCACGGTGCCGGGCAAGCTGAACGTCTCCGGCGTGAGCCTCCTGGGCGTGCCCGCCATCCTGATTGGCCACAACGAGACGCTGGCCTGGAGCCACACCGTCTCCACCGCGTACCGCTTCACCCCGTTCGAGCTGAAGCTCGTCCCGGGCTTCCCCACGAAGTACCTGTACGACGGCCAGCTTCGCGACATGACGACCCGCACCGTCACGGTGCAGGCGAAGGAGGCGGACGGCTCGCTCACGCCGCGCCAGCACACCTTCTACCGCTCGCACCTGGGCCCCATCATCGAGTACCCGTCCGGCCTGATGACGTGGAACGGCCTCACCGCCTACGCGTTCCATGACGCCAACGCGTCCAACCTGCGCCTGCTGGACGCCTTCTTCGCCATGGACCGCGCGGCGAACGTGGACCAGCTGCGCACGGCGCAGAACACCTGGCAGGGCATCCCGTGGGTGAACACCATCGCCGCGGACGCGCAGGGCCGCGCGTACTACGCGGACATGAGCGTGGTGCCGCACGTCACCGACGCGAAGCTCGCGCGCTGCGTGCTGTCCCCCATCCCGCTGCTGGTGCTCCAGTCCGCGGGGCTGCCGGTGCTGGACGGCTCGCGCTCGGACTGCGCGCTGGGCAGCGACGCGGACGCGGTGGAGCCGGGCATCTTCGGCCCGGGCAGCCTGCCGCACCTCACCCGCGCGGACTACGTCACCAACTCCAACGACAGCTACTGGCTGCCCAACCCCGCCCAGCCGCTCACCGGCTTCCCGCGCATCCTGGGCGGAGAGAAGAACGTGCGCAGCCTGCGCACCCGCCTGGGCCTGAAGATGGTGCAGGGCCGCATCGCCGGCACGGACGGCCTGGAGGGCCAGGGCTTCACGCTGGAGCAGCTGCAGACGGTGACGTTCAACAACCGCGTCTACTCCGGCGAGCTCTTGCGCGACGCCGCGGTGGCGCTGTGCCGCCGCACGCCCTTCGTGCTGATGCCGGACCTCACCGTCGAGGACCTGCGCCCCGCCTGCCCCGTGCTGGCCGCGTGGGACCTGAAGGGCGACCTGGACAGCCGGGGCGAGCTGCTCTGGCGCGTGTTCATCTTCAACGCGGTGGCCATCACGGGCGGCCCGTACCTGGTGCCCTTCAACGCGAATGACCCCGTCAACACGCCGCGCACGCTCAACACCCTCAACCCGCAGGTGGCCCAGGCGCTGGGCACCGCCATCCGCACGCTGCGCACGCGCGGCATCGCCCTGGACGCGGCCACGGGCTCCGTGCAGGGCAAGCGCAAGAACGGCATCTTCTACCCGGTGCATGGCTGCAGCCACGACGAGGGCTGCTTCAACCAGATCGCCAACCAGCTCCTGCCGGACGGCACGTATGAGCCCATCCTGGGCTCCAGCTTCGTCATGGCCGTGTCCTTCACGGACGCAGGGCCCGTGGCGAAGTCCGTGCTCACCTACTCGCAGTCCTCGAACCCGGCCTCGCCCTGGTACGCGGACCAGACGGCCATGTTCTCCCAGAAGCAGTGGGTGGACCGGCGCTACACGGAGGCGGAGATCGCCGCCGACCCGGCGCTGACCGTCACGCAGCTCCAGCAGTAG
- a CDS encoding YceI family protein: MSLPSWTIDPAHSAVLFIARHMVVARVHGRFERVSGTLRVDPQSPTQGEVDVQVEAASIYTGLPERDAHLRSPEFLDVEAAPHLTFRASQSHAVGTNAFQLQGELTLRRVTRPLLLEVRHLATSKDPSGQPRLLYTARTSLNRSEFGIKWNRALDNGGWLIGEKVEVELDIQASPSKA; the protein is encoded by the coding sequence ATGTCCCTTCCGTCGTGGACCATCGATCCGGCCCATTCGGCCGTGCTCTTCATTGCCCGTCACATGGTCGTCGCGCGCGTGCACGGCCGTTTCGAACGCGTGTCCGGCACCCTGCGCGTGGATCCCCAGTCCCCCACGCAGGGCGAGGTGGACGTGCAGGTGGAGGCCGCGAGCATCTACACGGGCCTGCCGGAGCGGGACGCGCACCTGCGCTCGCCGGAGTTCCTGGACGTGGAGGCGGCCCCGCACCTCACCTTTCGCGCCAGCCAGTCCCACGCCGTGGGGACCAACGCCTTCCAGCTCCAGGGCGAGCTGACGCTGCGCCGGGTGACGCGCCCGCTGCTGCTGGAGGTGCGCCACCTGGCCACCTCGAAGGACCCCTCGGGCCAGCCGCGGCTGCTCTACACGGCGCGCACGTCGCTGAATCGCTCCGAATTCGGCATCAAGTGGAACCGGGCGCTCGACAACGGCGGCTGGCTCATTGGTGAGAAGGTGGAGGTGGAGCTGGACATCCAGGCCTCGCCCTCGAAGGCCTGA
- a CDS encoding regulatory protein RecX, producing MDDPTDRDPERRREPRKPKPPRKVSPRYLENAALHYLKRYSATVSQLKRVLMRRVDRSVKFHGGDRAEAVGWVDALAEKLIRNGLINDRAYAETRVHSLRASGRSARVITQKLRMKGVAPELVQEKLAEATQDVPEDAAARIWARKKRLGPYRRDPSTREENRKRDLAALARAGFSFAIAKRVIDGTADELPSRD from the coding sequence ATGGATGACCCCACCGACAGGGACCCGGAGCGCCGCCGGGAGCCCCGCAAGCCGAAGCCGCCCCGGAAGGTGTCTCCGCGCTACCTGGAGAACGCGGCGCTGCACTACCTCAAGCGGTACTCGGCCACGGTGAGCCAGCTCAAGCGCGTGCTGATGCGCCGGGTGGACCGGTCCGTGAAGTTCCACGGCGGAGACCGCGCGGAGGCCGTGGGCTGGGTGGACGCGCTGGCGGAGAAGCTCATCCGCAACGGCCTCATCAATGACCGGGCCTACGCGGAGACGCGCGTGCACTCGCTGCGAGCGTCCGGCCGCAGCGCGCGCGTCATCACCCAGAAGCTGCGCATGAAGGGCGTGGCGCCGGAGCTGGTGCAGGAGAAGCTGGCCGAGGCCACCCAGGACGTCCCCGAGGACGCCGCCGCCCGCATCTGGGCGCGCAAGAAGCGGCTGGGCCCCTACCGGCGCGACCCGAGCACGCGCGAGGAGAACCGCAAGAGGGACCTGGCGGCGCTCGCTCGCGCGGGCTTCTCCTTCGCCATCGCGAAGCGCGTCATCGACGGGACGGCGGACGAGCTGCCGTCCCGCGACTGA
- a CDS encoding AraC family transcriptional regulator — protein MDPLAEVVSLLQPGAPFSKLVSGAGQWRVRRAEAGRPFYCAVLMGRSRLAIDGREPVILEKGDFVLVPAAFNFTTTSIEPPRGRHETPRIVLPDGEIRNGVHHGPPDVRMLVGYCVFASPDASLLVSLLPQFVHVRGEPRLAALVELLREESRERRPAREVILARLMEVLLIEALRSTAGLAASPGLLRGLSDERLSVAIRRMHERPAGAWTVAQLAKEAALSRSTFFERFSRAVGVAPMEYLLGWRMALAKDLLLRKDVTVAEVAAKVGYSSASAFSVAFTRHVGLPPTHFAREQRQASGAADLDPSRGTTGQPGPEPATRRGAGRVPSGRTPVVELSRNG, from the coding sequence GTGGATCCGCTCGCGGAAGTGGTCTCGTTGCTCCAGCCGGGCGCCCCGTTCTCGAAGCTCGTCAGCGGTGCGGGCCAGTGGCGGGTCAGGCGCGCGGAAGCCGGGCGGCCCTTCTATTGCGCGGTCCTCATGGGGCGAAGCCGCCTCGCCATTGATGGACGCGAGCCGGTGATCCTCGAGAAGGGTGACTTCGTCCTGGTCCCGGCGGCGTTCAACTTCACGACGACGAGCATCGAGCCGCCGAGGGGAAGGCACGAGACGCCGCGCATCGTGTTGCCCGATGGTGAAATCCGCAACGGCGTCCACCACGGCCCGCCGGATGTCCGGATGCTGGTGGGGTACTGCGTCTTCGCCTCCCCGGACGCCAGCCTGCTCGTCTCGCTGCTCCCCCAGTTCGTGCACGTCCGCGGCGAGCCGCGGCTGGCCGCCCTCGTGGAGCTCTTGAGGGAGGAGTCGCGCGAACGGCGGCCCGCGCGCGAGGTCATCCTCGCCCGCCTCATGGAGGTGCTGCTCATTGAAGCGCTCCGCTCCACCGCGGGCCTCGCGGCGTCGCCGGGCCTCTTGCGCGGGCTCTCCGACGAGCGCCTGTCCGTCGCGATCCGCCGGATGCACGAGCGCCCCGCCGGGGCGTGGACGGTCGCGCAGCTGGCGAAGGAGGCCGCGCTGTCCCGCTCGACGTTCTTCGAGCGCTTCAGCCGCGCGGTGGGCGTGGCCCCCATGGAGTACCTGCTCGGCTGGCGCATGGCCCTGGCGAAGGACCTGCTCCTGCGCAAGGACGTCACCGTCGCCGAGGTCGCGGCGAAGGTGGGCTACAGCTCCGCGAGCGCCTTCAGCGTGGCCTTCACCCGCCACGTCGGGTTGCCGCCCACGCATTTCGCGCGGGAGCAGCGGCAGGCCTCCGGCGCCGCGGACCTGGACCCGTCACGGGGAACCACCGGGCAGCCGGGCCCCGAGCCGGCCACCCGCCGGGGCGCCGGACGCGTCCCCTCGGGTCGGACCCCGGTGGTAGAGCTGTCCCGCAATGGATGA
- a CDS encoding SDR family oxidoreductase, producing MKTVLITGCSSGFGLDTARSFLERGWRVIATMRTPREDVLPRSEHLRVLPLDVTDPASIRALVEAAGPIDVLVNNAGVGLMSIFEGTPMETVRNTFETNTFGAMALTQAFLPRFREQKAGVIVNVSSGTTFRPLPLLSVYTASKAALNAFTESLALELQPFGVRVSLVIPGRSPETPFAQNAQARTQDQGVTVPEAYAGFVRSIFEQRTAHASGPVTRSLDVVEAIWRAVNDPSSPVRLPAGADAVAMAAGAN from the coding sequence ATGAAGACCGTCTTGATCACCGGCTGCTCGTCCGGCTTCGGCCTCGACACCGCCCGCTCCTTCCTCGAGCGCGGATGGAGGGTCATCGCCACGATGCGCACGCCTCGCGAGGACGTGCTGCCCCGCTCCGAGCACCTGCGCGTGCTCCCGCTCGACGTCACCGACCCGGCGAGCATCCGCGCGCTGGTGGAGGCCGCCGGCCCCATCGACGTGCTGGTCAACAACGCGGGGGTCGGCCTGATGAGCATCTTCGAAGGCACGCCGATGGAGACGGTCCGCAACACCTTCGAGACGAACACCTTCGGCGCGATGGCCCTGACGCAGGCGTTCCTGCCCCGGTTCCGGGAGCAGAAGGCGGGGGTCATCGTGAACGTCTCGTCGGGCACGACGTTCAGGCCGCTCCCGCTGCTGTCCGTCTACACGGCGAGCAAGGCCGCCCTCAACGCGTTCACCGAGTCGCTCGCGCTGGAGCTCCAGCCCTTCGGCGTGAGGGTGAGCCTGGTGATTCCGGGGCGCTCCCCGGAGACGCCCTTCGCCCAGAACGCGCAGGCCCGGACGCAGGACCAGGGCGTCACCGTCCCCGAGGCGTACGCCGGCTTCGTGCGGAGCATCTTCGAGCAGAGGACGGCGCACGCCTCGGGACCGGTCACCCGGTCGCTCGACGTGGTGGAGGCCATCTGGCGCGCGGTGAACGACCCCTCGAGCCCGGTCCGGCTGCCCGCGGGCGCGGACGCCGTGGCGATGGCGGCCGGGGCGAACTGA
- a CDS encoding YciI family protein → MRFMLIPRPSTLEPTHSEAPFDEAVFIAQMKYNEEMHKAGVLIASEGLSPSPGAHVIFKGGKSTVKDGPYAETKELIGGFYVLEVKSKEEAIEWARRYPGGMGNDDVMEIRPLTGASDIPPELVALIEKVAPTWSQTFKES, encoded by the coding sequence ATGCGCTTCATGCTCATCCCCCGCCCCTCCACCCTCGAGCCCACGCACTCGGAAGCGCCCTTCGACGAGGCCGTCTTCATCGCGCAGATGAAGTACAACGAGGAGATGCACAAGGCCGGCGTGCTCATCGCCTCCGAGGGCCTCAGCCCCTCCCCGGGCGCGCACGTCATCTTCAAGGGCGGCAAGTCCACGGTGAAGGATGGCCCCTACGCGGAGACCAAGGAGCTCATCGGCGGCTTCTACGTGCTGGAGGTGAAGTCGAAGGAAGAGGCCATCGAATGGGCCCGCCGCTATCCGGGCGGCATGGGCAACGACGACGTGATGGAGATCCGCCCCCTCACCGGCGCCAGCGACATCCCTCCGGAGCTGGTGGCGCTCATCGAAAAGGTGGCGCCCACCTGGAGCCAGACCTTCAAGGAGTCGTGA